The Candidatus Hydrogenedentota bacterium genome segment TGCGGTCGCCGTATTGCAGAACGTTGTTCGGCAGGAACGAATGCAGGTCGATGTACATGGCGCGCGCGACTGGGTCGTCCGTATCCGCTTCGCGGGCCAGACGGTGGATGAACGCAAGCGCGTCATGGTCACCCACGGCCCGCCGCGTGCCGGGCGTGTAGAGGTCGCGGCGTTGTTCGGGGGTGTAGTAGCTGATCCAGGCGGCGTACATGCTCACGGGGTCAAGCAGGCTGCCCGCCGAGAATTCGCGGAGCCGCCGCGGCGCGTGGAAACCCCTTGTGCTCTCGGGCAGGCGCTGCACCAGCGGATTGATGAGCCAACGGCGCAGGAACGCCGGGATGCGCCGATACCGCTCGGCCATGGCCGCGCCCGCATAGCGCGGGTACCCGCCGAAGTTCTCGTCGCCGCCGTCGCCGGAAAGAACGACGGTGACGTGCTTTCGGACGAGCCCGCAGATCGCGTACGTGAGCAGCGCCGTGGGATTGCCGAATGGCTCGTCGAAGTGGCGGATGATGCGGGGCAGCAACTGCCTTGCGTCGGTTTCCGCGGTCAGTTCGCGGTGGGTGGTCCCGAAATGCCGCGCCATGCCGCGGGCTTCCACCGTCTCGTCGTATAGCCGCCCCTCCGGCCCGAATCCAATCGTGAACGTGTTCACGGGGGCGCTCGTCTGGCGCAGCATGTGGTGCACGATCGTGGCGGAATCGAGTCCGCCGCTGAGGAACGCGCCGAGCGGCACATCGGCGATCAGGTACTTGCCGATGACATCGTCTAGACATGCCGACACGGCCTCAAGCCACTCGTCTTCGGACCGGATTTCCTCACGAAACGCGGGCCGCCAATAGCGGCGCTCGGTCCATGCGCCGTCGCGCCACAGGGCGAGCGTGCCGGGCGGCAACTGGCGAATGTCCCTGAAAATAGTGCGGGGCGGCACCGTGTAGAGGTACGTGAGGTAATCGTCGAGCGCGGCGAAATCCAGGACGCGCGAGACGCCCGGGGCGGGCAGCAGCGCCTTAATCTCCGACCCGAAATAGAGCGCATCGGCGCACCGCGCGTAATAGAGCGGTTTTACGCCGATGTGGTCGCGGGCGAGCAGGAGTGTCTGCGTCCGGGTGTCCCACAGGGCAAAGGCGAACATGCCCTGCAACAGCGGGACGCACGCCTCGCCATGCGTTTCATAGGCCGCCAGGATGACTTCGGTGTCGGATTGCGTGTGGAATACGCGGCCGCGCGCTTCAAGGTCGCGGCGCAGTTCCTTGAAGTTGTAGATTTCGCCGTTGAATACGATCCAGGTGTTGCCCGACGTGCCGCACATGGGCTGATGCCCCGTGTCGAGGTCGATGATGCTGAGCCTGCGGTGTCCCAGCGATACCCGGCCGTCATTATAGAAACCCTCATCGTCCGGGCCGCGATGCGCGAGCGCGCGCGTCATGGTCTGGACCAGGGCCGGGTCGGGCCGTCCGGCTATGCCCGCAATGCCGCACATGACGTTATGGCCGCCGCTGCGGGCGTTGTGCGGCGCGATTGCGCGGCGGTCCGGGCAGGATGTCGGTCATGCGGCTCCTCACGGCGCGGTTCCGGTTCCGCGGGCGCTGTCCAATGCCGCGCGCGCGATGCGCGTGGCGCGCAGGCCATGCTGGGCCGTTACGCTCAACTCCGCCTCGCCGCGCACGGCCTGGATGAAGTTCTCGAGCAGGCCGCGCATGCCCTTGTCGACCGTTCTCTTGCGGACGCTCTTTCCGGGCAAGCCGGCGATGTCGACGCCATGGAAATCGTCAATGATGATGCCGCCGTTGCCGCCGTACCACTCGATGCGTTCCTTGGGCAAAGCGGGCGCGCCCACGCAGCAATAGAAGACGTTCGCGAGGGAACCGTCGGGATAGCGCAGCGTAACGCAGAGGTTGTCTTCCGCGATGGTGTCCGCCGAGTCCGCGTCGATGCGTTCCGCGGCTACGGACACGGGATCCGCGCCGAGGAACCAGCAGCACAGGTCGAAGAAATGGACCGCTTCGCCCACGATGCGGCCGCCGCCTTCGACGGGGTCGGTGGCCCAGTGCCCGAGCGGCAAGGGCCCGGCATTGCAGCGGTAGAGAATCATCTTGGGTCCGCGCGCGCGCGCCATGGCGGCCTTCGCCTGCGCCGCATAGGTCGAGAAGCGCCGGTTGAATCCCACGGTGAGCAACACGCCCGCGCGCGAAACGGCCTCGCACATCTCCTCGCAGTCGGGGACGGTCAACGCCATGGGCTTTTCAACAAGGATGTGCTTGCCCGCCGCGGCGGCGGCCAAGGCGATTTCCTTGTGCAGATTGTGGCGCGTGGCGATGACCACCGCCCGCACTTTGCGGTCATTCAGCACATCCGCGTAATCGGTGGTGCAATACTGCGCGCCGAACTTGTCGCCGGCCTGCTTGGCCACCGAGCCTTTCGCGTCCGCCACCGCCACAAGGCGGCAACCGGGAATTCGTGTCAGATTCGGCAGATGAAACCCCTGCGCGAGGTTGCCCGCGCCGATTACCGCCACGCCGATTTCGCCCGCGTCTTCCCGCGCGGCCCGCAGCGTGAACACCCGGCTGGGCGCTTGGACCGTTGCCGGCGCGTCGAGACCATAGCTGAGCAACGCGGCGACCGTGTTCGTGGCGGGGTCGAGCACGGCGTCGTAGGCTTCCTGCGCGGCATCGACGGGGCGCACTAAGGATATGAGCGGCTTGACGCGAAGTCTGCGATCCGCGATGAGACGCAGCGATTCCGCCATGTTCCGGCCTTCGGTCCAGCGCACGTAGCTGATGGGGTAATCGAGCCCTTTTTCCTCGTATTGCGCGTTGTACCGGCCCGGGCCGTAGGAGCAGGACAGCAGGAAATCGAGTTCCTTCGTGTACAGTGGTTCGCGCTGCAGTTCCATGCCCACGGCGCCGACGACGACCACGCGGCCTTTCTGCCGGCACAGGTCCAGCGCCTGATTGGTAACCCCGCTCTCCTTGGACGCCGCGCAGATGATGACCCCGTCCGCGCCGTAGCCGCCGGTCCAGTCGGCCGTCAGGTCCGGCAGTTCGCCGGGCGCGCAGACCGCGTCCGCGCCCAGTTCCTGCGCCAATGCGCGTTTCGCGGCGATCGGGTCGCAGCCGATGGCGCGGCAGCCTGCGGCGCGCACGATCTGGCAGGTCAGCTGTCCCACGAGGCCGAGGCCGAGCACCAGGAACGTCTCGCCCAGCGTGGTTTGCGCGCGGCGCACGCCCTGCATGGCAATCGCGCACAGTGCGACGAACGCCGCCTCGTCGAAATCCACGCCGTCGGGGATGGGCGTGAGCAGTTGATGCGGAACGGCGTTGTATTCGGCGTGCGAGGCGTAACCTACGCCCGCGCACGCGACCCGGTCGCCCACGCGCAGCCCGGGCGTGTCCGGTCCGGTCGCGGCAACGACGCCGGAAGTGCTATAGCCGGGCGCCTGAAACTCGAACAGCTTGTTCCTGATGACATCCAGCGTGCCCTTGACGCCGACGCTGGCCAGCTTTCGTTTCACCTTCTCGATGTTGAGCGGGTCGCGGGCCTTCTTGAGCACGTACGACGCAAGCCCGCCTTCCGACACGAACCCGGACTCCGTGCCGGAACTGATGAGCGAATGGCTGACACGGACCAGCGCCATGCCCGGCCCGATGGCGGGCGGCGGCACATCCAGCAGCTGGACTTTGCCGCCCTTCACCAAGACTTGTTTCATGTCTGGATTCCTTGTACCCGTGTTGGCGCGGGTATCCACCGGAAGACAGGGACATTATGGACCATAGGGACGGGGTGAAGGAATCGCGTCCCGGACAAACGCCGGCAATCGGACCCCGCCCGCTGCGTCTGCCCTGCCCATTTCCGGGTTTCGCCGGGCCATGGCGCGAGCCTAGACCGTAGCCGTGAACTCCGCGATGGCGTCGCCGATCTTCGCGGTCGAACTGCCTTTTTCCTTGATTTCTCTCGCGGACATGCCGGGGCACTTGTCCGA includes the following:
- the asnB gene encoding asparagine synthase (glutamine-hydrolyzing): MCGIAGIAGRPDPALVQTMTRALAHRGPDDEGFYNDGRVSLGHRRLSIIDLDTGHQPMCGTSGNTWIVFNGEIYNFKELRRDLEARGRVFHTQSDTEVILAAYETHGEACVPLLQGMFAFALWDTRTQTLLLARDHIGVKPLYYARCADALYFGSEIKALLPAPGVSRVLDFAALDDYLTYLYTVPPRTIFRDIRQLPPGTLALWRDGAWTERRYWRPAFREEIRSEDEWLEAVSACLDDVIGKYLIADVPLGAFLSGGLDSATIVHHMLRQTSAPVNTFTIGFGPEGRLYDETVEARGMARHFGTTHRELTAETDARQLLPRIIRHFDEPFGNPTALLTYAICGLVRKHVTVVLSGDGGDENFGGYPRYAGAAMAERYRRIPAFLRRWLINPLVQRLPESTRGFHAPRRLREFSAGSLLDPVSMYAAWISYYTPEQRRDLYTPGTRRAVGDHDALAFIHRLAREADTDDPVARAMYIDLHSFLPNNVLQYGDRMSMAHALETRVPLADVRLIELLARIPSSLKIKGMRTKSLLRRCMRGRLPEDVLQRKKTGLNPPMGVWLNTSLRPLVEEYLSPETLRRTGFFRPEPVQQMIADHRAGRRDLTWHLWALLLFEHWRREYLGA
- a CDS encoding bi-domain-containing oxidoreductase, whose translation is MKQVLVKGGKVQLLDVPPPAIGPGMALVRVSHSLISSGTESGFVSEGGLASYVLKKARDPLNIEKVKRKLASVGVKGTLDVIRNKLFEFQAPGYSTSGVVAATGPDTPGLRVGDRVACAGVGYASHAEYNAVPHQLLTPIPDGVDFDEAAFVALCAIAMQGVRRAQTTLGETFLVLGLGLVGQLTCQIVRAAGCRAIGCDPIAAKRALAQELGADAVCAPGELPDLTADWTGGYGADGVIICAASKESGVTNQALDLCRQKGRVVVVGAVGMELQREPLYTKELDFLLSCSYGPGRYNAQYEEKGLDYPISYVRWTEGRNMAESLRLIADRRLRVKPLISLVRPVDAAQEAYDAVLDPATNTVAALLSYGLDAPATVQAPSRVFTLRAAREDAGEIGVAVIGAGNLAQGFHLPNLTRIPGCRLVAVADAKGSVAKQAGDKFGAQYCTTDYADVLNDRKVRAVVIATRHNLHKEIALAAAAAGKHILVEKPMALTVPDCEEMCEAVSRAGVLLTVGFNRRFSTYAAQAKAAMARARGPKMILYRCNAGPLPLGHWATDPVEGGGRIVGEAVHFFDLCCWFLGADPVSVAAERIDADSADTIAEDNLCVTLRYPDGSLANVFYCCVGAPALPKERIEWYGGNGGIIIDDFHGVDIAGLPGKSVRKRTVDKGMRGLLENFIQAVRGEAELSVTAQHGLRATRIARAALDSARGTGTAP